In Anaerolineales bacterium, the following proteins share a genomic window:
- a CDS encoding DUF4870 domain-containing protein — protein sequence MTIDQTPSPNQNDKIMAALAHVSAILPFMGVIAPIIIWATQKDKSEYVAFQALQAVVYQLLMILAWFVGMGCYMASFFVTFFTIPFTGGNNGEINPALAPFFMLSFFVPFIVFGAIFIGGAIFVIYGLIGTMQVFQGKDFRYLVIGNRLDNYLKKDR from the coding sequence ATGACAATAGATCAAACTCCTTCTCCAAACCAAAACGACAAAATAATGGCTGCGTTGGCGCACGTATCGGCAATCTTACCGTTCATGGGGGTAATTGCGCCGATAATCATATGGGCGACTCAAAAAGATAAATCTGAGTATGTGGCGTTTCAAGCTCTGCAGGCAGTTGTATATCAGTTATTAATGATTCTTGCGTGGTTTGTTGGCATGGGCTGTTATATGGCGTCATTTTTTGTCACATTCTTCACTATACCGTTCACAGGCGGTAACAATGGAGAAATCAATCCAGCGTTAGCGCCATTCTTTATGTTGAGTTTTTTTGTTCCATTCATTGTTTTTGGAGCTATATTTATCGGTGGAGCAATCTTCGTGATTTATGGATTAATAGGAACAATGCAGGTTTTTCAAGGCAAGGATTTCCGATACCTTGTCATTGGCAACAGGCTTGATAACTATTTGAAAAAGGATAGGTAG
- a CDS encoding acetyl-CoA C-acyltransferase: protein MPEAVIIDAIRTPIGALGGILSPLRPDDMAATVIREAIQRSNLDPALVEEVFLGCANQAGEDNRNIARMSALLAGLPVEVAGVTVNRLCASGLSAVNQAARAIKAGEGEVYIAGGVESMSRAPYSIPKAEAGFSFGNLTAWDTALGWRYPNPKMKEKYGTESMGETAENIAKERPHITREKQDEFSLRSHQRALAAIDSGRMAKEILPVSIPQKKGEPKIVDTDERPRRDTTMESLAKLKPAFAKEGGTVTAGNSSGLNDGAAAVLVMSEEKAKAMNLKPLARIVSSATAGVPPRVMGYGPVPATRKVLQRAGLQMKDIGLIELNEAFAVQSLAVMEDLELDPEIVNVNGGAIAIGHPLGCSGARLVTTLVHEMKLRGNVRYGLATLCVGVGQGEATILEFIG, encoded by the coding sequence ATGCCCGAAGCAGTCATCATAGACGCGATCCGCACGCCGATCGGAGCCTTGGGCGGGATTCTCTCCCCGCTTCGCCCCGACGATATGGCGGCTACAGTTATCCGTGAAGCGATTCAACGCTCCAACCTTGACCCCGCGCTCGTGGAAGAAGTATTCCTCGGTTGCGCGAATCAGGCGGGCGAGGACAACCGCAACATCGCGCGCATGTCTGCGTTGCTCGCGGGACTTCCCGTTGAAGTCGCAGGCGTGACCGTGAACCGTCTGTGCGCTTCAGGCTTGAGCGCGGTCAACCAAGCCGCGCGCGCCATCAAAGCGGGCGAGGGGGAGGTGTATATCGCGGGCGGAGTCGAGTCAATGAGCCGCGCCCCGTATTCCATTCCGAAAGCCGAAGCGGGGTTTTCGTTCGGCAATCTCACCGCGTGGGATACCGCGTTGGGCTGGCGTTATCCGAATCCAAAGATGAAAGAAAAGTACGGAACGGAGTCGATGGGCGAGACAGCCGAAAATATCGCGAAGGAACGTCCGCACATCACACGCGAGAAGCAAGACGAGTTTTCGTTGCGTTCGCATCAACGCGCGCTTGCCGCCATCGATTCGGGAAGAATGGCGAAAGAGATTCTCCCAGTTTCCATCCCGCAGAAAAAAGGCGAGCCAAAAATCGTTGACACCGACGAACGCCCGCGTCGCGATACGACGATGGAATCGCTCGCGAAACTCAAGCCCGCGTTCGCCAAAGAGGGCGGAACCGTGACGGCGGGAAATTCGTCTGGACTCAACGACGGCGCGGCGGCAGTGTTGGTGATGAGCGAAGAAAAAGCAAAAGCGATGAACCTCAAACCGTTAGCGCGCATCGTTTCGTCTGCGACCGCTGGAGTCCCGCCGCGCGTGATGGGCTATGGACCCGTCCCCGCGACTAGAAAAGTTTTGCAGCGCGCAGGCTTGCAAATGAAAGATATCGGTTTGATCGAACTCAACGAAGCCTTCGCCGTGCAATCGCTGGCAGTGATGGAAGATTTGGAACTCGACCCCGAAATCGTCAACGTAAACGGCGGCGCAATTGCGATCGGTCATCCGCTTGGCTGTTCGGGCGCGCGGCTGGTGACAACGCTTGTGCATGAAATGAAACTGCGCGGAAATGTGCGATATGGGCTTGCTACTCTCTGCGTCGGCGTCGGTCAAGGCGAAGCGACGATCCTTGAGTTTATTGGTTAG
- a CDS encoding zinc-binding alcohol dehydrogenase, translated as MKRKTIYFTAPRQVELREEPVPALGADDILVETTCSAISAGTEMLIYQNRFPRDVETDSVISNLRGAFEYPLAYGYACVGVVRETGEQVDKSWQDKIVFSFQPHTSHFIANPDSLLPIPESISQEAACFLPNMETAVNLVQDAAPILGERVLVLGQGIVGLLVSALLKEFPLESLVTSDRFELRRKASLAIGVDDSFDSIVLNSNSDNSITTEQKPQSGYTQNFDLTFELSGSPSALDDAIAMTAFSGRIVIGSWYGDKRASIDLGSAFHRSRIKIMSSQVSTIAPELRGRWDKARRFNVAWEALRRIQPQKWITHRFPIDDAADAYRLLGENPQETIQVVIHYPQ; from the coding sequence GTGAAACGGAAAACAATCTACTTCACCGCGCCGCGACAGGTGGAACTCCGCGAAGAGCCCGTGCCTGCCCTCGGCGCGGATGACATTCTGGTGGAGACGACCTGCTCCGCGATCAGCGCGGGGACGGAGATGCTCATCTACCAAAACCGCTTCCCGCGCGACGTGGAAACTGATTCAGTCATCTCAAATTTGCGCGGCGCCTTCGAGTATCCGCTGGCGTATGGGTATGCTTGTGTGGGAGTAGTCAGGGAAACAGGTGAACAAGTAGACAAATCCTGGCAAGATAAAATTGTTTTTTCTTTTCAGCCGCACACGTCGCACTTCATTGCGAATCCCGATTCACTCTTACCAATACCAGAATCAATTTCACAGGAAGCCGCGTGCTTCCTTCCAAATATGGAAACTGCCGTCAATCTTGTGCAAGACGCCGCGCCGATCCTCGGTGAGCGCGTTTTGGTTTTAGGGCAAGGAATTGTTGGTCTGCTCGTTTCCGCGTTGCTCAAAGAGTTTCCGCTTGAATCGTTGGTCACCTCCGATCGTTTTGAATTGCGCCGCAAAGCCTCGCTTGCAATCGGCGTGGATGATTCGTTTGATTCTATTGTTTTGAATTCAAATTCAGATAATTCAATAACAACTGAGCAAAAACCCCAATCTGGCTACACGCAGAACTTCGACCTCACTTTTGAACTCTCTGGCTCCCCCTCCGCGCTCGACGATGCAATCGCCATGACCGCGTTCAGCGGACGAATCGTTATCGGTTCATGGTATGGCGACAAGCGCGCGTCGATTGACTTGGGCAGTGCGTTCCACCGCTCACGGATAAAAATCATGTCATCGCAAGTCAGCACGATCGCTCCAGAGTTGCGCGGGCGCTGGGATAAGGCGCGCAGGTTCAACGTCGCGTGGGAAGCGTTGAGGCGAATCCAGCCGCAGAAGTGGATCACGCATCGCTTTCCAATTGACGACGCGGCAGACGCGTATCGTCTGCTGGGCGAAAATCCACAAGAAACAATTCAAGTTGTTATCCATTACCCGCAATGA
- a CDS encoding 6-carboxytetrahydropterin synthase: MYTLGVRRDFIAKHFLIGGDWGPENFPNSHHYVLELRLEGYELNEHGYLVDIMDVNECLDEIIGVYKEQMLNDCPAFAGLNPSIEHFARILATSISEKIKAKNISAVKVVLWENESAWAAYSVERSTS, translated from the coding sequence ATGTACACACTTGGCGTTCGGCGTGACTTCATTGCAAAACATTTTCTGATCGGCGGGGATTGGGGACCTGAAAACTTTCCAAACTCGCATCATTACGTCCTTGAGTTGCGACTAGAAGGATATGAATTGAATGAACATGGCTATCTTGTGGACATTATGGATGTGAACGAATGTCTTGACGAGATCATCGGCGTTTACAAAGAACAGATGCTGAACGATTGTCCCGCGTTTGCTGGATTGAATCCCTCCATTGAACATTTCGCACGGATATTGGCGACCTCAATCAGCGAGAAAATCAAAGCGAAGAACATTTCAGCGGTGAAGGTTGTGTTGTGGGAGAATGAGTCCGCTTGGGCGGCGTATTCGGTTGAAAGGTCTACAAGTTGA
- a CDS encoding ATP-dependent Clp protease adaptor ClpS, translated as MAKMNLQPIPDIEIVEDSETELEPLYKVVIHNDNVTPMDFVVHILKTIFFLGNDRASEIMLTAHVSGSAYVQTLAKSEAEKRIGKAHFESNNAGYPLQFTMEPE; from the coding sequence ATGGCAAAAATGAATTTGCAACCCATCCCCGACATCGAGATCGTCGAAGACTCCGAAACCGAACTCGAGCCGCTCTACAAAGTCGTCATCCACAACGACAACGTCACGCCGATGGATTTTGTCGTGCACATCCTCAAAACCATCTTCTTCCTCGGCAACGATCGCGCCTCCGAGATCATGCTCACCGCACACGTCAGCGGCAGCGCCTACGTGCAGACGCTGGCAAAATCCGAAGCGGAAAAACGAATCGGCAAAGCGCATTTCGAATCGAACAACGCGGGCTACCCATTGCAATTCACCATGGAACCCGAATGA
- a CDS encoding cation:proton antiporter, with protein MHEIPLLINITLALIVAFLGGVIARRVGLPTIVGYLLAGIAIGPFTPGFVGDIDTIQQLAELGVIFLMFGVGLHFSFQDLWNVRDIAIPGALIQTAFATILGFGLSQLWGWTPLAGLVLGLSISVASTVVLLRGLMDNSLLNTSHGQAAVGWLVMEDILSVLILVLMPTFAPSSGEFNLQNLATTLLKSAAFIAIMFVGGTRLLPWLLEKIAYTRSRELFILAILAITLGTAMSASELFGVSLALGAFVAGAIISQSHLSHQVGADLFSFRETFSVLFFVSVGMLVNPSFLWENIAHVISLSALVVLGKAIIVILMGFLFPRPARTFLVVAIGLSQVGEFSFILGQGGLSLNLLDNDQYSLILAAALISITANPFMYRLLPWLETQLRKIPGFWKKLDASAQILEIKKDKLVNHVVIIGYGRVGKHMVDVLEKLSVSMLIIETDAERITSLNQRGIPTLYGDASNSEVIDHAQLDRASALVVTIPDETSAELIVTVARNLNPKLPIIARAATEDGLQILSNLGANRTIHPELEGGLEIVHHTLLILGYPLQEVHRYAEAVRQDRYNFSITTDEEHRSLHELLATFKDIEIVWLTLRENNSLIGKSLGEANIRARTGASVVAIMHQGQLVANPKSLTRFEADDRVGFIGDKEQIEAVERLLNESDSTDAGVEWET; from the coding sequence ATGCACGAAATCCCATTGCTCATCAATATTACTTTGGCGCTCATTGTAGCGTTTCTGGGCGGCGTGATCGCCCGGCGGGTTGGCTTGCCGACCATCGTTGGTTATCTGCTTGCTGGAATAGCGATCGGTCCGTTCACGCCCGGCTTCGTCGGCGATATTGACACAATCCAGCAATTAGCGGAATTGGGCGTCATTTTCCTGATGTTCGGCGTCGGTCTGCATTTTTCATTTCAAGACCTGTGGAACGTGCGGGACATTGCCATTCCCGGCGCGCTCATCCAAACCGCCTTTGCGACGATTCTAGGTTTTGGACTGAGTCAGCTTTGGGGATGGACGCCGCTTGCCGGACTAGTGCTGGGGCTGTCAATCTCGGTCGCCAGCACCGTTGTGCTTTTGCGCGGACTCATGGACAACTCTCTGTTAAACACATCTCATGGACAAGCAGCTGTCGGCTGGTTGGTCATGGAGGACATTCTTTCTGTGTTGATCCTTGTCCTGATGCCAACTTTTGCCCCGAGTTCCGGGGAATTTAACTTGCAGAACCTCGCGACCACGCTGTTGAAGTCCGCAGCATTCATCGCGATCATGTTCGTTGGGGGAACGCGCCTGCTCCCTTGGCTGCTTGAGAAAATCGCTTACACGCGTTCGCGTGAGTTGTTCATTCTTGCCATACTTGCGATCACGTTGGGAACAGCCATGAGCGCCTCCGAATTGTTTGGCGTCTCGCTAGCGCTGGGCGCATTCGTTGCCGGAGCCATCATCAGTCAATCGCATTTGAGTCATCAGGTAGGCGCAGACTTGTTCTCGTTCCGCGAAACGTTCTCTGTTCTGTTCTTCGTCTCGGTGGGCATGCTGGTCAACCCCTCCTTTTTATGGGAAAACATCGCGCACGTGATCTCCCTGAGCGCGCTGGTGGTACTTGGCAAAGCCATCATCGTCATCCTAATGGGATTTCTCTTCCCGCGCCCCGCGCGCACATTTCTTGTTGTGGCAATCGGGCTAAGCCAAGTGGGCGAGTTTTCATTCATCCTTGGGCAGGGCGGCTTATCTCTGAATTTGCTGGACAACGATCAATACTCGCTCATTCTCGCCGCGGCTCTGATCTCGATTACCGCAAATCCCTTCATGTACAGACTGCTCCCCTGGCTGGAGACTCAATTGCGGAAAATTCCGGGCTTTTGGAAAAAATTGGACGCGAGCGCTCAAATTCTGGAAATCAAGAAAGATAAACTGGTCAACCATGTTGTGATCATCGGCTACGGCAGAGTCGGGAAACACATGGTAGACGTGCTTGAAAAACTCTCTGTGTCTATGCTCATCATCGAAACCGATGCGGAACGCATCACAAGCCTCAACCAGAGAGGTATACCTACCCTGTACGGAGACGCCAGCAATTCCGAAGTGATAGACCACGCGCAACTCGATCGCGCCAGCGCGCTGGTTGTTACCATTCCCGATGAAACATCCGCCGAACTGATTGTCACAGTTGCCAGAAATTTGAATCCCAAACTGCCGATCATAGCCCGCGCCGCCACCGAAGACGGCCTTCAAATATTATCCAATCTCGGCGCAAATCGCACGATTCACCCCGAGTTAGAAGGCGGTTTGGAAATCGTACATCACACATTGCTCATTCTCGGCTACCCTTTGCAAGAGGTTCACCGCTATGCAGAGGCAGTCCGTCAAGATCGTTACAACTTCAGTATTACAACCGACGAAGAACATCGCTCCTTGCACGAACTACTGGCGACTTTCAAAGACATCGAAATCGTCTGGCTAACTCTTCGCGAGAACAACAGCCTGATCGGAAAATCGCTAGGGGAAGCCAACATCCGCGCCCGCACCGGCGCGTCAGTGGTGGCGATCATGCACCAGGGACAGCTGGTCGCTAACCCTAAATCACTCACCCGCTTCGAAGCAGACGACCGTGTCGGCTTCATCGGCGACAAAGAACAGATCGAAGCGGTGGAGCGCCTGTTGAACGAATCAGACTCTACCGATGCAGGCGTCGAATGGGAAACATGA
- a CDS encoding aldo/keto reductase produces MKHETVHSTTLPKIGFGAWRIGGNSSPNPALDSKSLTALRSALAAGYTHFDTAESYADGHSEELIGEAVRGSGVKRENLFITSKVHPRNLKYDDVLKACEKSLRRLNMDYVDLYLIHWPGTGTKYEETFRALNKLVRDGKVKHLGVSNFDLKLLKQAQTLSETPILTNQVPFSISDRSYVENGALDYCQQNEILLTAYSPVDEGKLRSNKTLEAIAKAHNATIFQIALAWVISHPRVITIPMSFNPQHIQENFDAAEIELTSQEINSLANLK; encoded by the coding sequence ATGAAACACGAAACTGTACACAGCACCACCCTCCCCAAGATTGGATTCGGCGCGTGGCGCATCGGTGGGAATTCTTCGCCCAACCCCGCGCTGGACTCCAAATCGTTGACTGCGCTTCGCTCTGCCCTTGCGGCTGGCTACACCCACTTCGACACCGCCGAATCGTACGCGGACGGGCACAGCGAAGAATTAATCGGCGAGGCAGTTCGAGGGTCTGGGGTAAAGCGGGAGAATCTCTTCATCACATCAAAGGTGCATCCGAGAAATTTGAAATACGACGACGTTCTGAAAGCGTGCGAAAAATCCCTGCGCCGACTCAACATGGATTATGTTGACCTGTATCTCATCCACTGGCCCGGGACTGGGACGAAATACGAAGAGACCTTCCGCGCGTTGAACAAACTCGTGCGCGACGGTAAAGTAAAACATCTCGGCGTGAGCAATTTCGATTTGAAACTTTTGAAACAAGCGCAGACGCTTTCCGAAACGCCGATACTGACGAACCAAGTCCCGTTCAGCATATCAGATCGTTCGTACGTGGAAAACGGAGCGCTCGATTATTGCCAGCAAAACGAAATTCTCCTCACTGCCTACTCCCCCGTAGACGAAGGCAAACTCCGCTCGAACAAAACGCTTGAAGCAATTGCCAAAGCGCACAACGCGACAATCTTTCAGATCGCGCTCGCATGGGTCATCTCACATCCGCGCGTGATCACAATTCCCATGTCGTTCAATCCGCAACACATCCAAGAAAATTTCGACGCGGCGGAGATCGAGTTAACATCACAAGAAATAAATTCCCTTGCCAATCTCAAATGA
- the sthA gene encoding Si-specific NAD(P)(+) transhydrogenase produces the protein MADYDYDLLVIGSGPAGQRAAIQAAKLNKRVVVVERKTILGGVCINTGTIPSKTLREAVLHLSGYREHSLYGASYAVKQNITMSDLLYRTDHVIQHELDIVRHQLQRNRVELLSAEASFLDAHTIRLQSVDQHGWRDVTAANTVIATGTSATRSAHIPFDGKRILVSDDLLQLDHLPRTLAVVGAGVIGLEYASIFAALGVRVTVIDKRRRLLSFVDAEIMDSLTYHLNQQRAIFRLGEEVKDLEPINDEQGERVKITLASGKQIVTEMALYSIGRTGATKSLNCEAVGLESDERGLMKVNENYQTNVPNIYAVGDVIGFPSLASTSMEQGRLAACHAFGVKTNSAPELFPYGIYTIPEISTVGKNEEELTEAGIPYEIGKAQYREIARGQIIGDKTGLLKLIFHLETHELLGVHIIGEGASELVHIGQAVMALKGKVEYFINTVFNYPTLAECYKTAAFDGINRLGV, from the coding sequence ATGGCAGACTATGATTATGATTTGCTCGTGATCGGTTCGGGACCTGCAGGACAGCGCGCGGCGATTCAGGCGGCGAAACTCAATAAGCGCGTGGTGGTCGTGGAACGCAAAACGATTCTCGGCGGGGTGTGCATCAACACGGGGACGATTCCCAGCAAAACTTTGCGCGAGGCAGTGTTGCATCTTTCGGGTTATCGCGAACACAGTTTATACGGCGCGTCGTACGCGGTGAAGCAAAACATCACGATGAGCGACCTGCTCTATCGCACCGACCATGTGATTCAACACGAACTCGATATCGTGCGGCATCAACTGCAACGCAACCGCGTGGAGCTACTCTCCGCCGAAGCCTCTTTCTTGGACGCGCACACGATTCGACTCCAATCGGTTGACCAACACGGCTGGCGCGACGTGACCGCCGCCAACACGGTCATCGCCACAGGGACGTCTGCCACAAGAAGCGCGCATATTCCCTTCGACGGAAAACGCATCCTCGTCAGCGACGACTTGCTTCAGTTGGATCATCTGCCGCGCACGCTGGCAGTCGTCGGCGCGGGCGTGATCGGACTCGAATACGCGTCCATCTTTGCCGCTTTGGGCGTGCGCGTCACCGTGATCGACAAGCGCCGCCGCCTGCTTTCCTTTGTGGACGCCGAGATCATGGACTCGTTGACGTATCACCTCAATCAACAGCGCGCCATCTTCAGGCTGGGCGAGGAAGTGAAAGACCTTGAGCCGATCAACGACGAACAGGGCGAACGCGTCAAGATCACACTCGCCAGCGGAAAGCAAATTGTCACCGAGATGGCGCTGTATAGCATCGGCAGGACAGGCGCGACAAAATCGCTGAATTGCGAAGCGGTTGGGCTTGAAAGCGACGAACGCGGGCTAATGAAGGTCAATGAAAATTACCAGACAAACGTCCCGAACATTTACGCGGTCGGCGATGTGATCGGGTTTCCGTCACTCGCTTCCACTTCAATGGAACAGGGTCGCCTCGCGGCGTGTCACGCGTTCGGCGTGAAAACCAATTCTGCGCCTGAGTTATTTCCATACGGCATTTACACCATCCCTGAGATTTCGACCGTCGGCAAAAACGAGGAAGAACTCACCGAAGCGGGCATCCCCTACGAGATAGGCAAGGCGCAATACCGCGAGATCGCCCGTGGACAGATCATCGGCGACAAAACAGGTCTGCTCAAATTGATCTTCCACCTCGAAACGCACGAACTGCTCGGCGTACACATCATCGGCGAAGGCGCGAGCGAACTCGTCCATATCGGTCAGGCAGTGATGGCTCTCAAAGGCAAAGTGGAATATTTCATCAACACCGTGTTTAACTATCCCACACTGGCGGAGTGTTACAAAACTGCCGCGTTCGACGGCATCAATCGGTTGGGGGTGTGA
- a CDS encoding lysylphosphatidylglycerol synthase transmembrane domain-containing protein, with translation MKTPARRPLPTNQKKARALRLVAVYFALFALLYFALRNAPFVEIWQTLTSLKLWQIGSILLINAFVIVCITARWWIIVSADNPSMPFLPMIRYRLAVFGLSYFTPGPQVGGEPLQILYLQRNHGISFARATSAVIMDKLLEFLVNFVLIGVGAWAIVRVGLISGSGIRLTLSLIGLGVALTLPLAYNILLYRGVHPLATIFKRLPFIQKKNKATRLIVAAEQMASTFCRKHARAMFAALAISFASVVGIALEYYLMVSFLGMKINAIQIFAALTAMQIAFLMPLPGGLGALEASQVFALGAFGQPASAALSLTLLMRARDILNGGIGLLLAGRGMSK, from the coding sequence TTGAAAACCCCCGCCCGCCGACCCCTCCCAACGAATCAGAAAAAAGCCCGCGCGCTTCGACTCGTTGCAGTTTATTTCGCGCTGTTCGCGCTCCTCTATTTCGCTCTCCGCAACGCGCCGTTCGTCGAAATTTGGCAAACGCTCACCTCCCTCAAACTCTGGCAGATCGGCTCGATCCTGCTGATCAACGCGTTCGTCATCGTCTGCATCACCGCGCGTTGGTGGATCATTGTCAGCGCGGACAATCCGTCCATGCCGTTCTTGCCGATGATTCGATATCGCTTGGCAGTGTTTGGGCTGAGTTACTTCACGCCAGGTCCGCAAGTGGGAGGCGAACCGTTGCAAATACTTTATCTGCAACGCAATCATGGCATTTCGTTTGCGCGCGCCACTTCCGCAGTCATCATGGATAAATTGTTGGAGTTCCTCGTCAACTTTGTGTTGATCGGCGTCGGCGCGTGGGCGATCGTCCGCGTGGGATTAATTTCAGGGAGTGGAATCAGGCTAACCCTGAGTCTGATCGGGCTGGGGGTGGCGCTCACGCTTCCGCTGGCGTACAACATCCTGCTGTATCGCGGAGTCCATCCGCTTGCAACAATTTTCAAGCGCCTGCCTTTCATCCAGAAAAAAAATAAAGCGACGCGTCTGATCGTCGCCGCCGAACAAATGGCTTCGACCTTTTGCAGAAAACATGCGCGCGCCATGTTCGCCGCGCTAGCGATTTCTTTCGCGTCGGTGGTGGGCATCGCGCTCGAATATTATTTGATGGTGTCGTTTCTCGGAATGAAAATCAACGCGATACAAATTTTCGCCGCGCTGACCGCCATGCAGATCGCCTTCCTCATGCCATTGCCAGGCGGCTTGGGCGCGCTCGAAGCAAGTCAGGTGTTCGCGCTCGGCGCGTTCGGTCAGCCTGCCTCCGCCGCGCTCAGCCTCACCCTGTTGATGCGCGCCCGCGACATTTTGAACGGCGGCATTGGGTTGCTTCTAGCAGGACGCGGCATGAGCAAGTAA
- a CDS encoding 2-phosphosulfolactate phosphatase, with the protein MKFRYTNLETCHEATGMVVIIDVLRAFSNAAYAFARGAKEIYPVANVDEALKFKAETPHALAAGEVGGLQPEGFDLGNSPTQTKDMDLNDKVIAQSTGAGTKGIVRSVKAETMFAASLVVASATTKFIRKLEPEVVTFVITGQYRPGHGDEDLACAEFLEALFDGQKPDPQPYIKRVFDSRDAIQHLDPNQTAFPLSDLDLCTHIDAFDFAMLVSKENGRHVMRAVKP; encoded by the coding sequence ATGAAATTTCGTTACACAAATCTTGAAACTTGCCATGAAGCGACGGGAATGGTCGTGATCATTGATGTGTTACGCGCGTTCTCGAACGCGGCATACGCTTTTGCGCGCGGGGCGAAAGAAATTTATCCTGTTGCCAACGTGGATGAGGCGTTGAAGTTCAAAGCGGAAACACCACACGCGCTGGCGGCTGGCGAAGTGGGCGGGCTCCAACCCGAGGGCTTTGATTTGGGCAACTCCCCTACCCAAACAAAGGATATGGATCTAAACGATAAGGTCATTGCACAAAGCACAGGCGCGGGCACGAAAGGAATCGTCCGCAGTGTGAAGGCGGAGACAATGTTTGCGGCTAGCCTGGTTGTGGCGAGCGCAACGACGAAATTCATCCGCAAACTTGAACCAGAGGTTGTGACATTCGTGATCACTGGACAATACCGACCTGGTCACGGCGATGAAGACCTTGCTTGCGCGGAATTTCTTGAAGCGTTGTTCGATGGGCAAAAGCCCGACCCACAGCCTTATATCAAGCGCGTGTTCGATTCGCGCGATGCCATCCAACACCTTGACCCGAACCAGACGGCATTTCCGCTTTCCGATCTTGATCTTTGCACGCACATCGACGCGTTCGATTTTGCCATGCTGGTTTCCAAAGAAAACGGGCGGCATGTAATGCGCGCAGTAAAACCCTAA
- a CDS encoding glycosyltransferase family 4 protein: MKLGLVIYGSLDTVSGGYLYDRKLVEYLRAQGDTVEIISLPWRNYAAHLTDNLPFRLPKDLEILIQDELNHPSLISANAGKHLYPIISLVHHLRSSELRARWQNWFYRIVEKKYLQNVDGFIFNSQTTKGVVNNLIGDNKPSIVAYPPTDRFGEAISETVIFERVKSDELRILFVGNLIYRKGLHILLEAVTDLKPKVRVDVVGGLNAEPKYTEELQRQIDVNHLSSFVFLHGPLDQAPLTEKFRNAHVLVVPSSYEGFGIVYLEGMGFGLPAIGTSAGAAREIIEDGKTGYLIQPNDSKSLADRLREFARNRELLTKLSLNALKRYKSQPRWEETAKSIREFLRFLH; this comes from the coding sequence ATGAAACTTGGTCTTGTAATCTACGGCTCGCTGGACACGGTCAGCGGTGGATATTTGTATGATCGAAAGTTGGTGGAGTATCTTCGAGCGCAAGGGGACACGGTCGAAATCATTTCCCTGCCGTGGAGGAACTACGCGGCGCATTTGACGGACAATCTACCGTTTAGGTTGCCAAAAGATTTGGAAATTTTGATTCAAGACGAATTGAATCATCCCTCATTGATTTCGGCGAACGCTGGGAAACATCTCTACCCAATCATAAGTCTTGTCCATCACTTGCGAAGTTCGGAGTTGAGAGCGAGATGGCAAAATTGGTTTTACCGAATCGTTGAGAAGAAATATTTACAAAACGTGGACGGTTTCATCTTCAACTCACAAACGACAAAGGGCGTTGTAAATAACTTAATCGGAGATAACAAGCCAAGCATCGTCGCTTATCCGCCAACGGATAGGTTTGGGGAGGCTATTTCGGAGACTGTAATTTTTGAGAGGGTAAAAAGCGATGAGCTGCGAATACTCTTTGTCGGAAATTTGATCTACCGCAAAGGACTACATATCCTGCTTGAGGCAGTCACAGATCTCAAGCCGAAAGTCAGGGTGGATGTGGTTGGAGGGCTGAACGCTGAGCCAAAATATACAGAGGAACTCCAGCGTCAAATAGATGTAAATCATCTTTCCTCTTTCGTCTTTCTTCACGGTCCCCTCGACCAAGCGCCGCTTACCGAAAAGTTTCGGAACGCCCATGTGCTAGTCGTGCCATCGAGTTACGAGGGATTCGGCATCGTCTATCTCGAAGGGATGGGATTCGGTCTGCCCGCGATCGGAACATCCGCTGGCGCGGCTCGAGAGATCATTGAAGATGGCAAAACAGGCTACTTGATTCAGCCGAACGATTCAAAGTCCCTCGCAGATCGGCTGAGAGAATTTGCAAGGAATAGAGAATTGTTGACGAAATTATCATTGAATGCCCTGAAACGATATAAGTCACAGCCGAGGTGGGAGGAGACGGCAAAGTCGATTCGGGAGTTTCTGCGCTTCCTCCACTAG